In Camelina sativa cultivar DH55 chromosome 13, Cs, whole genome shotgun sequence, the genomic window GGCTAGGTAACAGTTCTTCTTTCAACAGCTGATTTTGTGGTGTCAACAAATGCCATTCCTGTGTATGTAGATTGTTCTTCCAACTGTAATGCTTTTTGATGCGGGTGATtcaatttttgtgaaaaaatggtAGATGAAACGTGTGTAGAATCTTATAATTACCACTGTAGCATATCATTGACTTGTGTAGATAATAGCCCTATCTTGTGTGACCATCTgctctcttttgcttttgtgcAGCAAATATGCCATAGAGACCTGAAGCTTGAGAACACACTTCTCGATATAAGCCTTGCTCCACTTTTTAAAATCTGTGGTTCTGGTTACCCCAAGGTCTGCCGCACTCAGTCCAAAACAGATCAGCATGTTCTTTGAACAAAAGTAATACTTTTTTGTATCCACTCGTCTCTtgattcttatatatttttgtcctGTTTTCTATTGTCTGGTCAGCTATACTAGATTAATTAAGGCCTAAACCGACTGCTGGAACTCCAGCAGCATACATAGCACGCACCTAAAGTTCTTTCACGGAAAGAATATGATGAGTACAGTATTCATGTTATAAGTTGTAGATACTAATTTCTGCTTTAAGCCATGATTAGTTTGTCAAAGGAACCAAATAGTGTCATCAAGAGGAAAAATGTGAGGAAAGAAAGTTAGGTTGCTCAAAGATCCATGCTAGAGACGGTCTACTGTATATCTTTTGTATTGGTGTCGTCTGTGTATTGTACTCCTAATAAGTTTGAAGTGGATCAGTCTCTGCAGTCTGCACATGTGTAAGCATAGGGCCTCAATTAAAGAAATGATGGGGAGATATTAGATCGATATATATGAGTAGGGTCTCAGTAAGTCAGTCTCTGTAATCATGTTTTCCATGATTGTCCGTACACTGGCATTTGCACTTATGTGGCTGTGTTTTTGTATGCAACGTGGATGTGTGGTCATGTGGAGTAACCCTTTAGGGTGATGCTGTTTGGAGTTTAGGAAACGAATGGCCCAAAGAACTTCAGGAAAACAATCCAAGTAAGTAACTCCACCATCCAACTATATGATCAACTgcattctttttctctttctttctgattagCTCCTCTTCTTATTGCTTCAACGGTGTAACATTTCAAAATTTGTACTCTGCAGCGTATACTGGCTGAAAAGTGCAAGATCCCGGGGTACATTTCAGGAATGAAAACATCTTCACTCTCGTCACATTTGTGACAGAGAATCAGGAGATAATGAATCATCTGTTGTGTGCTAGTTGGAAAATTTGCCAAAGGAGCTGCTAGAGTCGGCGCAAGCgacttaataataataacatctGTCTCGCTCTTTGTCGTGTCTTGACATGATGGAACTGATGTTAGCAGCACCAAATACAAGCATAAATGATAGTTAAGGTTaaaaagttgaagaaaaaaCTTGGAAAACATAGCAACGGTAATTGAAACTAGCCTATGTAGGTGTGAATCGAGTCGATGTAATGaataaaagagagttttttAGCCACTCTCGATGGGACGTGATTCATGAAATCATATGGAGCCGcttaaaaaaaactctcttttattcattaaaccaacaagacacacacacaataatatatcattattaaaaacacacacagaagAGATTTTACAGCGATAACTTagcaaacaataatttaattatttcaagATGCTTTTATCCAGCAAAAAAATGAGGTccaatatataaacatttttttaatagattttatcattttttaaatggattttaTAAGGTAAATTTTAAAAGTGGAAGCAAAATCTTAAGAGTTCATAAAATAGAAGCCTATTTTTAGAAtaatagatagataaaaattaaaatttgagatTAAATCTTAATGTTTTTGAAAAGTGAGGCATATATTTGCAATGTAAATGTTTAGTTGGTCTAacttttttactaaaaatttcAAACAGAATTAGAGGCCCGATACATTTGTGTCATAGGGATGTGCTGCGGGTCGGACCTGCAAAACAGCAACCAAAATGACATATTTTCAACGTTATAATCGATAATTTAGGAATAATTGACGTAGTTAATGcaaacaataatttaattatttatcctttatttctaatttcccaaagattttctttttgatgtgAACTTAATACAGAGATTAATGTCCGTGTTGCTTTCTCTTCCCATTTAATGGTTTTTCTATCAACGACCGTTAATTTACACCCTTTTTGTCCCTTACCTCACAGTCTACTTCTTTTCGctctcttgtctttttttttttaatatcttttgaAGAACCACTTAAACCAATTGCGCATAACCAAAAGTAAATGAGACAAACTCAACAACAATATATAGTGTACTTCCTCTTCCTGTTTAATGGTTCTTCAAACAACTACCATTAATACATATACACACTTTTAGTCCCTTActcacaaattcaaaacaaaaaaccagAGTAACACTCAAGCTATTACTCTCCTTTCTTTGGTtatgcatttttcttttcttatctttgCATTACATTTCATCTTCTTACCATCACAGACTCTgtgtttatgtaatttttttttttatatatcttaaagATCTTTCTCACCAAGCTCTACAAGCCAATATGACTGATGGAACAATGAAGTCAATATTGCTGAAGTTTATGGTGTGAAAATCTTGCGTCCTCGTGCAATGATCCTTCATGGAATGGTTCTGACAATTCCGCCTTTTCAAGTTGAAGGGAAACAATTCCGTAAAGTTGTTTTCCACTGTGAATGACTGACTAACATGTTAGTCGAACTTTGGGTCCTCAAACTTTTGGGATGTTAACCCTAATACCTGAGGAAGCTGGTTCTGGAAGAGTTTATGCAAGCTGAGACCGCTTGCAAAACCGCTTATAGTGTGTGAAGTTCGCTCAGGAGATACTTGCAGTTTTTGGAATGATAATTGGACATCTCTGGGACCGTTAATTGAAGTCACTGGTCAGAATGGTCCTCGGACTGTGGGTTTACCTGTGAATGCAGTGGTTGCTGATGCACTAAGAGATGGTGACTGGTGGATTTCTGCTTCTCGGAGTAGGAACCCCATTATTCAATTGATCAAACAATGTCTGCCCAATCCTCATGATATTCTCAGGGGTGGAGAAGAGGATACGTATCTGTGGAAGATAGGTGACTTTGTTCCCTCAAGTAAGTTCTCTGCTGCGGCTACCTGGCGTTTTTTGAATCCTCTTGGTCCATCCATAGACTGGCATGGTGCGGTTTGGTTCAAAGGAAAGATTCCTCGGCATGCGTTTATTGCTTGGATTGCTGCTCGCCATAGATTGCATACGAGGGATAGGCTCATCAGTTGGGGTCTTCATGTCCCCTCTAATTGCCTCCTCTGCAACAGATTTGATGAATCTTTGCaacatattttctttgattgtgATTTCTCTCAGGAGGTTTGGTCTTATTTCACNNNNNNNNNNNNNNNNNNNNNNNNNNNNNNNNNNNNNNNNNNNNNNNNNNNNNNNNNNNNNNNNNNNNNNNNNNNNNNNNNNNNNNNNNNNNNNNNNNNNNNNNNNNNNNNNNNNNNNNNNNNNNNNNNNNNNNNNNNNNNNNNNNNNNNNNNNNNNNNNNNNNNNNNNNNNNNNNNNNNNNNNNNNNNNNNNNNNNNNNNNNNNNNNNNNNNNNNNNNNNNNNNNNNNNNNNNNNNNNNNNNNNNNNNNNNNNNNNNNNNNNNNNNNNNNNNNNNNNNNNNNNNNNNNNNNNNNNNNNNNNNNNNNNNNNNNNNNNNNNNNNNNNNNNNNNNNNNNNNNNNNNNNNNNNNNNNNNNNNNNNNNNNNNNNNNNNNNNNNNNNNNNNNNNNNNNNNNNNNNNNNNNNNNNNNNNNNNNNNNNNNNNNNNNNNNNNNNNNNNNNNNNNNNNNNNNNNNNNNNNNNNNNNNNNNNNNNNNNNNNNNNNNNNNNNNNNNNNNNNNNNNNNNNNNNNNNNNNNNNNNNNNNNNNNNNNNNNNNNNNNNNNNNNNNNNNNNNNNNNNNNNNNNNNNNNNNNNNNNNNNNNNNNNNNNNNNNNNNNNNNNNNNNNNNNNNNNNNNNNNNNNNNNNNNNNNNNNNNNNNNNNNNNNNNNNNNNNNNNNNNNNNNNNNNNNNNNNNNNNNNNNNNNNNNNNNNNNNNNNNNNNNNNNNtatttaaaaaaaaaaaaaaaaaaaaaaatgttagtcgAACAGCCCATAATAGGGAGTAAAGTATGCACACTTTAGCTTTTTATTGTTACATGCAACAAACAACCGCAATCAATTCTTCCAAGCTATCAATGAGCTCAAATACGGTAAATTCCAAATGATGTTTCATGTTTGATCATAAATACGGAAAAGCTTCAAATAACCTACCAAAAGAGATCAAGTCATTgaataatgttttctatgttaaaaaaaattcattgacCAATCAAAATACCATAAGTTATTTCCAAAAATTGGAGACTGTGAAGCCTTAAAaagtggcaaaaaaaaaaaaaaaaaaaaaaaaaaaaaaaaaaaaaaaaaaNTTGTCAACGATAgagaatattaattattatttttcattcacACTATATACCACcgcaaaacaacaacaaaagaaaaataattaaattctttATCCGTaaatatatactactactagtaaCAAACTCGTGAATGATGAAGCGTCGACGATTATACGAAACTTACCTCTTTAAGTCAAGTAGACTGAATTGctaaaacaaccaaaataagTTTGATTATGTGTTCTTAACCTAGAAGAACTAAAACGGTGAAGCCTCTCCAACCATTTTGATAAATTCCAAATGATGTTTGACcataaataggaaaaaaaacttcaaataacctaccaaaaaaaaaaaatcaagtcatTTCTGGTGTAAATTTCACTTACCAATCATCAAActacataaaattattttcaaaaattggaGACTGAAGAAGCCTTTAAAATGgccaacaaccaaaacaaaaaatcaattttattctGTCAAATGACAAAGatagataatattaattatttgtttccaTGAACACCcgccaggaaaaaaaaaatatcctatTTCAATTTTGGTATTTTCTGGGCCAAACTTACAACGTTAATATTTTTACTtgtattatttttcataaaaactaGCTACCACcggaaaacaacaacaacaaaaaataattaaattcttcATCCGTAAATATGTACTAACTACTGGTACCAAACTCGTGAATGACGAAGCCTCGACGATTTATACATAATACTACCAACACACACTTTATTTGTGGTAGTTGCCTCTATCCACCGGCCAAGATTTCGCCACGTCATCACTTCCTTACTCCTTAAAAACTAACTCGCTACTCCCATCCTTTCAATTAACATATTCCGCCATTGTTTCCGGCAACACAAACTAAcaagaaaagaataagaaaaaaacaaaaaccatggaGTTCGAAAGAGTCCAAGacatctcatcttcttctctactaAACGAAGCTATCCCTTTGGAATTCATCAGATCTGAGAAAGAACAGCCGGCGATCACGACGTTCCGAGGTCCAACGCCGGCGATTCCCGTCGTCGATCTAGGCGACTCCGACGAAGAGAGCGTGAGGCGTGCGGTGGTGAAAGCGAGCGAAGAATGGGGGCTATTTCAAGTGGTTAACCACGGGATTCCGACGGAGCTGATACGGCGGTTGCAAGACGTCGGGAGAAGATTCTTCGAGCTTCCTTCGTCGGAGAAAGAGTCCGTCGCTAAACCGGAAGATTCCAAAGACATCGAAGGTTACGGAACAAAGCTCCAGAAAGATCTAGAAGGTAAAAAAGCTTGGGTCGATCATCTCTTCCACCGAATCTGGCCACCGTCGTGCGTTAACTACAGATTCTGGCCTAAGAACCCACCTGAATACAGGTAATTAAACcgaatttttttcaaaaattttgttaaCCGGAGTTTAACCGTCGGTTCATCGAAATAACCgttattggtttaatgtgtATATTAGGGAGGTGAATGAAGAGTATGCAGTGCATGTGAAGAAGCTGTCGGAGACGTTACTAGGGATTCTATCTGAAGGATTAGGGTTAAAGCGTGACGCTTTGAAAGAAGGTCTCGGTGGAGACAGGACGGAGTATATGATGAAGATTAACTATTATCCGCCGTGTCCTCGGCCGGATTTAGCTTTAGGTGTACCGGCGCATACTGATCTCAGTGGTATCACTCTTCTTGTCCCTAACGAAGTTCCTGGCCTTCAAGTTTTCAAAGATGATCACTGGTTCGACGCAGAGTATATTCCCTCCGCCGTCATTGTTCACATCGGCGATCAGATTCTGGTCTGAACTCTTTCTAAATCATAGATAGGCATCTTTTAGACTAAAGTTTTCTTTAGATGATAGGGTTTTTTTCATAATTCTTGTTAatctagatttatatatatatatatatatatatatatatatatatataaagaattcttattttggtaaaaattagATTAGTCAGTACGTAAAAACTTTAGATTAATTAGTAAGTAAACGTacgtttagatatttaattAGTAGATTGTGTTATAATGGATTGATTTGTGAAATTTGCAGAGGCTGAGCAATGGGAAGTATAAGAATGTGTTGCATAGGACGACGGTGGACAAGGATAAGACGAGGATGTCGTGGCCGGTTTTCGTGGAGCCTTACCGCGAAATGATCGTCGGACCTTTACCGGAGCTTATCGGAGATGATAATTCTCCAAAGTTTAAATCTTTTGCTTTCAAGGACTACAGTTACCGCAAGCTCAACAAAATTCCTCTGGattgagaaaaaatatatcaaaggaaaaaacaataagaaaatatttgattttttttgttttttgttaaacGTTAAATTTGTGGTTATGGAATACGAAGTGGTCGTTATTGAGTTGCTGTGTTTCCCGGGATAAGAAGATGGTTGTGTCTCGtctcttgtttctgttttatgATTAAATAAAGATTAGTTAAAACATCTAATACTACTACATTATGGTTTGATGTTgacatgttttgtttattgtgttGCGAAGCCTTTGCAAGTTATGTCGGACCATTTCTAGGCATCGTAAAAAGATTaggtttgtaaattgtaatgtttAAAAAAGGAGAGGATCCGAGGTCGGGCGCGTGAAGCCACGCGCGGCGATTTCTCTCTAACCTAAAGCCTAAAGTTTTTTCTCGCCGTCATCTTGCTCGCCTCTCCGGTGTCCGGTTTTGACCGGCGCTGTGAGAGGGCCACCACGTTTTTCTTTTCAGCTCAGGTTCTGGCACTTGTGTGAATCGACAAGCCTCTGAAGTGCCCTGAAGCTCGCGGTGAAGTTGAGTAGTTCTGCTGCGTGTGACGGCCACCTCGTGGTGTTGACGGCGCTCCTCCGTTCGACTCTCTTTGCTAGTCGACGGCTTGAGTTTCGACGGAGATCCAGCGCTTTCATTTGCGTCTCACGACTTCGACCAGCGAGGATCTGTTTTCAGATCTACTCCTCCTCCTTCGCAAATCCTACGACGGATTCAAGCTCTGCTCCGCGTTGCTGCGGCGTGGCTTCTTCGTCTCTTTGGGTTTCTCAATTTTCAAGTCTCTTCTTGGAAATCGGCCGTGTCGACTTGCAATTTCCGGTGGTTGGGCTTATCTCCGATGGGATTTCTTGCTGATTGACGGCATTGTTCCTGACGTTTGTTGCCCTTGTCCCCTCCGTGTGGGTCGTCTCGTCTGTCGGAGCTGATGGCATCAAATGGTCTTCATTGATTGCTCTTGCTTCCCTCCTTCAGATAGGTTTCAGGGCACCGCTGCCTTAGGACTTCAATCTGATCTCTAACTTTGATGATTTAGCTTGCCTTCAGGATGAGATCTTTCTGTTTGCATTTTCTGTTAGAGGACAGCTTTCAGTTTTTGTAAGAGGGTGACCATGTTTGAAGCGTCAAGTGTATGGCATTGTCTCGGTTCTCAGATTATGACTTTGGTAGCTACGGTGGTGTTGAATTTTGGTGATGGTATAGCTTCCGGTGGTGGCTAAATTGCTGTCTCATTTGTTGACGTCACAAGTATTTATTAGCTTGTTGATTATGCTTCAAGGTCTGGTTTTGAATGTGTCTAACTAGTGCGGTTGTTTTGAGTTGAAGTTAATATTGCAATGAGTTCTCGCCTTTGGTTGTTTTTTGATTTGTACTCTAGAGGAGCTAGTAAGACCGATGGTGTTCGATGTGGTTATGAATAGCTTAAATCATGCTCTGCGCTAGCCGACTTCGGGGAATGAACTTGGTAGAGGGAGCTCACATCGTTCGCAGGATTCGGTTCGTGAGGTTCCATTTTGGGAAAGTTTATGGATTTGATTGACGAGTCGCTCTCACATGACGCGGGAGGAGTATGTGATCGAGGACTTTGAGTTTCTGCCGTTGACGGCCCATCCTTGGACCTCCAGTGAAAGGCTTCTAGTGGTAAGAGTCGAGCACAATTTGGTGTTTTCAAGTTGCAGTCAACCTTCTACTTCAACTACTTATCTAGGAAGAACTTCAAAATCGTCATCGCTTCATCTAACTCCTTCAGCTTCAACGCTTTGGTCGAGTGGATGGACCGAAATTTGTGTACTACAATTTATGCTTccatgtttttactttttttgccATGGGACCATTTGTATAGGTTTATAATCTTTGATTGTAAAcctgaactgttttcattttaacgaaatatttatattcttagcaaaaaaaaaaaattgtaatgtttTACCTG contains:
- the LOC104734897 gene encoding flavonol synthase/flavanone 3-hydroxylase-like — translated: MEFERVQDISSSSLLNEAIPLEFIRSEKEQPAITTFRGPTPAIPVVDLGDSDEESVRRAVVKASEEWGLFQVVNHGIPTELIRRLQDVGRRFFELPSSEKESVAKPEDSKDIEGYGTKLQKDLEGKKAWVDHLFHRIWPPSCVNYRFWPKNPPEYREVNEEYAVHVKKLSETLLGILSEGLGLKRDALKEGLGGDRTEYMMKINYYPPCPRPDLALGVPAHTDLSGITLLVPNEVPGLQVFKDDHWFDAEYIPSAVIVHIGDQILRLSNGKYKNVLHRTTVDKDKTRMSWPVFVEPYREMIVGPLPELIGDDNSPKFKSFAFKDYSYRKLNKIPLD